A single Pseudoalteromonas phenolica DNA region contains:
- a CDS encoding TIGR03899 family protein translates to MTVKKANSKASLALLIEEKLGYPMVKKASFKKTSEQSEYSSQGKRAVEYSVQSNNSALKRALKRKQLQKIQRQINIEAIMAGALSLCPDVVSKGRPDPDWLDHFISLAEDITNQAMQTLWAKILVGETLSPGTFSIKSLQTLKQMTQKEANALQRCAPLCGFVEHEGSYLIMLGYYKKPSFFDLLRKGNKESVNLAQSGLSFPNILTLMDIGLMYRKEIESPSLKQGHSFNLSFQNQKLTLTAKSNELVLSYYKLTQTGEELKRLITAPVNKQYKQLLEQAMQEEFSFEWS, encoded by the coding sequence ATGACGGTGAAAAAAGCCAATTCAAAAGCAAGCTTGGCCTTACTCATAGAAGAAAAGCTTGGTTACCCTATGGTAAAAAAAGCCTCGTTTAAAAAAACATCTGAACAATCTGAATACTCTTCTCAAGGAAAACGCGCCGTTGAGTATTCAGTTCAATCAAATAACTCGGCACTTAAACGTGCTTTAAAACGAAAGCAGCTACAAAAAATACAGCGGCAGATTAATATTGAAGCCATTATGGCAGGAGCACTAAGCCTGTGCCCTGATGTAGTTAGTAAGGGACGTCCAGATCCCGATTGGCTTGATCACTTTATATCTCTCGCTGAGGATATTACTAACCAAGCAATGCAAACTCTGTGGGCCAAGATTTTAGTGGGTGAAACCTTGTCCCCCGGTACATTTTCAATAAAAAGCCTACAAACATTGAAACAGATGACACAAAAAGAAGCCAATGCATTGCAAAGATGTGCTCCTTTATGCGGTTTTGTTGAACATGAGGGTAGTTACCTTATTATGCTAGGTTATTACAAAAAACCATCTTTCTTTGACCTTTTGCGAAAAGGGAATAAGGAATCAGTGAATTTAGCTCAATCAGGTTTAAGCTTTCCCAATATTCTTACATTAATGGATATTGGTTTGATGTACAGGAAAGAAATCGAATCACCCAGCCTTAAACAAGGGCATAGCTTTAATTTAAGTTTTCAAAATCAGAAGTTAACACTAACAGCTAAGAGCAATGAACTGGTTTTAAGTTATTATAAACTGACTCAAACTGGAGAAGAGTTAAAACGCCTGATCACCGCACCTGTAAATAAACAATATAAGCAGTTGTTAGAACAAGCTATGCAGGAAGAGTTTAGCTTTGAGTGGAGTTAG
- a CDS encoding EAL domain-containing protein, whose product MASEQDDFLFLDHEDDTPDNNQPQSFWDILVVDDDPEIHSVTKLALSGVEFWGKALRFHHAYSGEEAIHELIHNPEICLLLLDVVMESDDAGLKVVKTVRDELDNHNVRIILRTGQPGHAPEEQVIREYDINDYKMKTELTRSKLVTSLMTALRSFQQICELEAQSEGLTNILSASNAILGHNNISGFSQAVVMQLANILANDANGFVCAQISGTNSLVLLGGSTQYHDFIGQGVEQLDNGRAIMQVKTCIEQQCHQQTEHDLTLFLEKNNEQAAIFIELALPPMPRQIQFAEIFLANVSVGLDNIKLFSQIREVAYKDPLTKLANRTSFVEHLEKTPCDDGLSLILLDIAQFSDINNGLGQEVGNQLLMAVMQRLDQDIPNAKALARIGADVFAFLLPTASFNEELLVDALTIPYQLKEHLLSIHFHIGLCKCEDFSETGLETLKKGYIALNQAKQSHKVFDWYTSDLEEKMAWRLGLIRQLRSDFEQSKLEVWYQPQFSLKTQQIIGCEALLRWPSGNGRYISPGIFVPLAESSGLIVEIGQWVLEQACQQQKRFAQLGLDICVAVNVSVPQFKTPDYAKTVMSTLEKYQVPSSKIELEVTESVVMDEISSVINTLDELKRYGIEVAIDDFGTGFSSLSYLQKLPLSRLKIDRAFIKDIPESDTGAIAELIVSLGKNLGLKTIAEGVETQVQLERLQQMGCDEIQGFLLAKPMPVDELMVFAQNKLGS is encoded by the coding sequence ATGGCGTCTGAGCAAGATGACTTTTTGTTTTTAGATCATGAAGATGATACACCAGATAATAATCAACCTCAGAGTTTCTGGGACATTCTGGTTGTGGATGATGATCCTGAAATACACTCTGTGACCAAACTTGCTTTGTCTGGCGTTGAGTTTTGGGGTAAAGCTTTGCGCTTTCATCACGCTTATTCTGGTGAAGAAGCGATCCATGAGTTAATCCATAACCCAGAAATTTGCTTGTTATTATTAGATGTAGTTATGGAATCTGATGATGCTGGATTGAAAGTTGTGAAAACGGTTCGTGATGAGCTTGATAATCACAATGTCCGCATTATTTTAAGAACTGGTCAGCCAGGGCATGCGCCAGAAGAACAGGTCATACGTGAATACGACATCAATGATTACAAAATGAAAACAGAGCTTACACGTAGTAAGCTGGTAACTTCTTTAATGACAGCTCTGCGTTCCTTCCAACAAATTTGTGAGTTAGAAGCACAAAGCGAAGGGCTAACTAATATTTTAAGTGCTTCTAATGCTATTCTCGGCCACAACAATATCAGTGGCTTTAGTCAGGCTGTTGTAATGCAACTGGCTAACATTCTGGCTAATGATGCCAATGGCTTTGTGTGTGCTCAGATTTCAGGTACGAATTCGTTGGTATTGTTAGGCGGCTCAACGCAATATCATGACTTTATTGGACAAGGTGTTGAACAACTCGATAATGGCCGCGCCATCATGCAAGTTAAAACTTGTATTGAGCAGCAGTGTCACCAGCAAACAGAGCATGATCTTACTCTGTTCCTAGAAAAAAATAATGAACAGGCGGCGATTTTTATCGAATTAGCTCTGCCTCCGATGCCGCGACAAATTCAGTTTGCTGAGATATTCTTAGCTAATGTCAGTGTGGGTTTAGATAACATCAAGCTATTCAGCCAGATCAGAGAAGTGGCATATAAAGATCCCCTAACAAAATTAGCTAATCGCACCAGTTTTGTAGAGCATTTAGAGAAGACTCCATGTGATGATGGTTTATCTCTGATTTTGCTAGATATTGCTCAGTTCTCAGATATCAATAATGGTCTAGGTCAAGAAGTGGGTAATCAACTATTGATGGCTGTGATGCAGCGTCTGGATCAAGACATTCCTAATGCTAAAGCTTTGGCCAGGATTGGTGCTGATGTGTTTGCATTCTTATTACCAACAGCTTCTTTCAATGAAGAGTTGTTGGTTGATGCGCTTACAATACCTTACCAGTTGAAAGAGCACTTACTATCCATTCATTTTCATATTGGCCTATGCAAGTGTGAAGATTTTAGTGAGACTGGCCTTGAGACATTAAAGAAAGGCTATATAGCACTTAACCAAGCTAAGCAGAGCCATAAAGTGTTTGATTGGTATACATCAGACCTAGAAGAAAAAATGGCATGGCGCTTAGGCCTGATACGACAATTAAGAAGTGACTTTGAGCAAAGTAAATTAGAAGTGTGGTATCAACCGCAGTTTTCTCTAAAGACCCAACAAATTATAGGTTGTGAAGCCTTGCTACGTTGGCCATCAGGTAATGGCCGCTATATCTCCCCTGGCATTTTTGTTCCCCTTGCTGAAAGTTCAGGGCTAATTGTGGAAATAGGGCAGTGGGTACTTGAACAAGCTTGCCAACAGCAAAAACGTTTTGCTCAACTAGGGCTGGATATTTGTGTTGCTGTTAATGTATCAGTGCCTCAATTTAAAACGCCAGATTACGCTAAAACAGTGATGAGTACACTAGAAAAGTATCAGGTACCAAGTAGCAAGATTGAGCTTGAGGTAACAGAGAGCGTTGTGATGGACGAGATCAGCAGTGTAATAAACACATTAGATGAACTAAAGCGTTATGGCATTGAAGTGGCCATAGATGACTTTGGTACCGGTTTTTCTTCATTAAGCTATTTACAAAAACTTCCTTTATCACGTCTTAAGATTGATAGGGCTTTTATCAAAGATATACCAGAGAGCGACACAGGCGCGATAGCTGAATTAATCGTTTCTCTTGGAAAGAACCTTGGCTTAAAAACGATTGCTGAAGGTGTTGAAACACAGGTTCAATTGGAGCGTTTACAACAAATGGGATGTGATGAAATTCAAGGCTTCTTACTTGCTAAACCAATGCCGGTTGATGAACTGATGGTATTTGCACAGAATAAGCTTGGCTCTTAG
- a CDS encoding mechanosensitive ion channel family protein, which produces MEVLINWINDNSDLITHYVLQGILAIVILLIGLKIAKFFSNLTEKSFAKRKIDKAVAGFISNIVYALVFAATVLMALSQVGIETTSFVAILGAAGLAVGLALQGSLSNFASGVLIIILRPFKSGDYIEAGGKAGSVERIEIFATELRTPDNKVIIMPNSAIMGGAIVNYSRQKTRRIDLVIGVSYDADLRQAKEVLKGVLDNESRLLKDPAYTVAVSELADSSVNFVVRPWVNTTDYWPTYFALVENIKIALDEANITIPYPQMDVHLHKD; this is translated from the coding sequence ATGGAAGTTCTAATCAACTGGATTAACGACAATTCAGACCTAATTACTCATTACGTATTACAAGGCATTTTAGCTATCGTAATCCTTTTAATAGGATTAAAAATAGCGAAATTCTTTAGCAATCTAACTGAAAAATCTTTTGCTAAGAGAAAAATTGATAAAGCCGTAGCTGGGTTCATATCTAATATTGTTTATGCGCTGGTATTTGCAGCGACCGTGCTAATGGCATTATCACAGGTTGGCATAGAGACAACATCGTTTGTTGCAATACTTGGTGCTGCTGGTTTAGCTGTTGGTCTAGCACTTCAGGGCTCGCTATCAAACTTTGCTTCAGGTGTTTTAATTATCATTCTTCGCCCGTTCAAGTCAGGTGATTACATCGAAGCTGGTGGTAAAGCTGGTAGCGTTGAACGTATAGAAATATTTGCAACAGAATTACGCACTCCAGATAACAAAGTTATCATAATGCCTAACTCAGCTATTATGGGTGGTGCAATCGTTAACTACTCTCGCCAAAAAACACGCCGTATCGATTTAGTTATTGGAGTAAGCTACGACGCAGATCTACGCCAAGCAAAAGAAGTGCTGAAAGGTGTACTGGATAACGAGTCTCGTCTTCTAAAAGATCCTGCATATACTGTAGCAGTGTCTGAGCTAGCTGACTCAAGCGTCAACTTTGTGGTGCGTCCTTGGGTTAATACGACAGATTACTGGCCAACATATTTTGCATTGGTCGAAAATATTAAAATTGCTTTAGATGAAGCAAATATTACAATCCCATATCCTCAAATGGATGTTCACCTTCATAAAGATTAA
- a CDS encoding DUF481 domain-containing protein, protein MKLKLLSLCVIAATSTQSFAKEAKEKKTWDVTSEVGAIVTSGNTSTTTLKGGIKAKHHLENWNNEYKLSGIYKEDEIENDAGEREKERTNEKYSVSAQANYKLNEDHSHLFVYGSYDSDYFGAYRNEAVLSVGYGLRLLNRDNMYLNAEVGPGIKRFEHQESSSELDENGLSLAGETENEAIGVAKLDYNWQISDNARFTQLVAVEYGDSNTKTVSESALLTKINGSLQMKFAYNITHNSEVSEEKENTDTETSLTLVYSF, encoded by the coding sequence ATGAAATTAAAACTTTTATCTCTTTGCGTTATTGCAGCAACATCAACTCAAAGTTTTGCAAAGGAAGCAAAAGAGAAAAAAACATGGGACGTGACAAGTGAAGTGGGTGCAATTGTTACCAGTGGTAACACCTCAACTACAACACTAAAAGGTGGCATCAAGGCAAAGCATCACTTAGAAAACTGGAACAATGAGTACAAACTAAGTGGTATATATAAAGAAGATGAAATTGAAAATGATGCGGGTGAGCGTGAAAAAGAGCGCACCAATGAAAAGTATTCAGTATCAGCACAGGCCAACTATAAGTTAAACGAAGATCACAGCCATTTGTTCGTTTATGGTTCATATGATTCAGATTACTTTGGTGCATATCGTAATGAAGCCGTACTTTCAGTAGGTTACGGTTTACGCTTATTGAACCGTGACAATATGTATTTAAATGCTGAAGTTGGTCCAGGTATCAAGCGTTTTGAGCACCAAGAAAGCAGCTCTGAGTTAGATGAAAACGGCTTATCGCTAGCCGGTGAAACAGAAAATGAAGCAATTGGAGTTGCTAAATTGGATTACAATTGGCAAATCTCTGACAACGCACGATTCACGCAATTAGTTGCGGTTGAGTATGGTGACAGTAACACTAAAACGGTATCTGAATCTGCGCTGCTAACAAAAATCAATGGCTCGCTGCAAATGAAGTTTGCATATAACATCACGCATAACTCAGAAGTGAGTGAAGAAAAAGAAAATACAGATACTGAAACGTCTTTAACATTAGTTTACAGCTTTTAA
- a CDS encoding polysaccharide biosynthesis/export family protein — MFFKRVFVLILMLFSSVSLAFTPTQAQIEQFKKLPRAQQEALAKQYGINLSSLTNSVQNSQVTSQQLPSVLERELETPEKETELDRLNPIDKPLEPFGYSLFSGSPTTFEPPENASVPDTYVLGRGDMVNVTFYGKESTSHTLKIDNEGRLSIPNFSPEQVAGLEYGEFKKLIKNKIEKEAIGLNVFVSMSQLNPMRILVVGEAYKPGSFMVSPLSTVTHALYASGGLTEIASLRNIQVKRNGKTVSTLDLYDLLLDGNTEGDINLRSGDVVFIPSVGPQITVKGAVKREGIFELTQEDDQASLVKMFGGFKENAFTKNVTVRRIMGGAKSRIISTDFSDTSMDYTPKAGDEVIVKEVSKTASDSITLIGAVVRPGFYEWYEGITLDKLFQNFRDDLLPQADFNYSILVREKSVLGEIEVIQFSLADALKGKNIPLEKNDEIYIFSRFQLKSSEEQALENLALTEEQMRQQYKVKLWHLNEFQSFEEKMASLDPVALDTADENNSSDDFNDETAIEELATFSRKSLLKAVLKRLQYQENAFSKSNTFEVRGQVRFPGKYPLPVNAAIQDAISASGGLLESAYIEKAELTRFVNKGNSQFEHKTLNISQKTGLAEQLEPKDTLNILTRPNWYEGHKVTLRGEVRFPGTYKVNRGENLYSVIKRAGGLSEYAEPKAAIYTRKSIKEQEQSQLKKLSNELRRDIASKSFQKSIGMNASISYDEMNKLLKDIASVKAVGRLVIDLPEILSGQDSLVLQDGDTLYIPGKQDSISIIGEVNYASSHLFKSGVSIDEYLELSGGVKERAKEEQIYVIKANGAVFIPKSSGWFSVNYQNELEPGDTIVVPMDASHMDNLTLWSTATQIFYQLGVGVAAIARI, encoded by the coding sequence ATGTTTTTTAAACGTGTTTTTGTATTGATTTTAATGCTGTTTTCAAGCGTTTCACTGGCATTTACACCAACCCAAGCACAAATCGAACAGTTTAAAAAATTGCCAAGAGCTCAGCAAGAAGCACTTGCTAAGCAATACGGTATCAATTTATCTTCTTTAACTAATTCGGTTCAAAACTCTCAAGTCACTTCGCAACAATTACCGTCAGTATTAGAGCGAGAGCTTGAAACGCCTGAAAAAGAGACCGAATTAGATCGTTTAAACCCGATTGATAAGCCTCTCGAGCCATTTGGTTATTCACTTTTTTCTGGAAGTCCAACAACTTTTGAACCACCTGAGAATGCATCTGTACCAGATACTTATGTACTAGGTCGAGGTGATATGGTTAATGTTACTTTTTATGGTAAAGAAAGCACTTCTCACACCTTAAAAATCGATAATGAAGGTCGTTTATCAATTCCTAATTTTTCACCTGAACAAGTTGCAGGCCTTGAGTATGGCGAGTTTAAAAAATTAATAAAAAATAAAATTGAAAAAGAAGCAATTGGTTTAAATGTTTTTGTGTCAATGTCCCAACTAAATCCCATGCGTATTTTAGTTGTTGGCGAAGCATACAAACCTGGTAGCTTTATGGTTTCGCCATTGTCAACTGTGACTCATGCTTTATATGCTTCAGGCGGGCTGACTGAAATCGCGAGTTTGAGAAATATTCAAGTAAAGCGAAATGGTAAAACAGTATCTACGTTAGATTTATATGACTTGTTGCTAGATGGTAATACTGAGGGTGACATTAACCTTCGTTCTGGCGATGTCGTTTTTATTCCATCTGTTGGACCTCAAATAACAGTGAAAGGTGCGGTTAAGCGAGAAGGCATTTTTGAATTAACGCAAGAGGATGATCAAGCGTCTTTGGTAAAAATGTTTGGTGGCTTTAAAGAAAATGCATTTACTAAGAATGTAACTGTACGCAGAATTATGGGTGGTGCAAAAAGCCGTATCATTTCTACAGATTTCTCTGATACATCAATGGATTATACCCCAAAAGCTGGAGATGAAGTGATTGTAAAAGAAGTCAGCAAAACCGCCTCTGATTCAATCACATTGATAGGTGCTGTTGTAAGACCTGGGTTTTACGAGTGGTATGAAGGTATTACGCTAGACAAGTTATTCCAAAATTTCAGAGATGATCTACTCCCTCAAGCCGATTTTAATTACTCAATTCTTGTCAGAGAGAAATCAGTTCTTGGAGAAATAGAAGTTATCCAATTTTCTTTGGCAGATGCGCTTAAAGGTAAAAATATCCCTTTAGAAAAGAATGATGAAATATACATATTCAGTCGTTTCCAGTTAAAGTCAAGCGAAGAGCAAGCTCTAGAAAACTTGGCGTTAACTGAAGAACAAATGCGACAACAATATAAAGTGAAACTTTGGCATTTAAACGAATTTCAAAGTTTTGAAGAAAAAATGGCAAGTTTGGATCCCGTTGCTCTAGATACTGCAGATGAGAATAATTCTTCAGATGATTTTAATGACGAAACAGCAATAGAAGAGCTGGCAACTTTTAGCCGTAAGTCGTTATTAAAAGCTGTGCTGAAACGTTTGCAATATCAAGAAAATGCTTTCAGTAAATCAAATACGTTTGAGGTTCGTGGTCAAGTTCGCTTTCCTGGTAAATATCCTTTACCAGTAAATGCCGCAATACAAGATGCTATATCTGCTTCAGGTGGATTGTTAGAGTCTGCTTATATAGAAAAAGCTGAGCTCACTCGTTTTGTAAATAAAGGCAATAGCCAGTTTGAGCATAAAACTTTGAATATTTCACAAAAAACTGGTTTAGCAGAGCAGCTAGAACCAAAAGACACACTTAATATTCTCACCCGTCCAAATTGGTATGAGGGTCATAAAGTAACCTTAAGAGGCGAAGTTCGTTTTCCTGGTACATATAAAGTGAACAGAGGTGAAAACTTATACAGTGTAATTAAGCGAGCAGGAGGGCTTTCTGAATATGCAGAGCCTAAAGCAGCTATCTATACGCGCAAGTCAATTAAAGAGCAAGAACAATCTCAATTGAAAAAGCTTTCAAATGAACTGAGAAGAGACATTGCCTCGAAAAGTTTCCAAAAATCGATAGGTATGAATGCATCTATTAGCTATGACGAGATGAATAAGTTATTGAAAGACATAGCTAGTGTTAAAGCTGTAGGTCGCTTGGTCATAGACTTACCGGAAATTCTATCAGGACAAGATTCTTTGGTATTGCAAGATGGTGACACGCTTTATATTCCTGGTAAGCAAGATTCAATTTCTATTATTGGTGAAGTTAATTATGCTTCCTCACACCTATTTAAATCTGGTGTCTCTATAGACGAGTACCTAGAGTTGAGTGGTGGAGTGAAAGAACGTGCCAAAGAAGAGCAAATCTACGTAATTAAAGCTAATGGTGCTGTATTTATCCCTAAATCATCAGGATGGTTTTCGGTTAATTATCAAAATGAGTTAGAGCCAGGAGACACCATTGTAGTCCCTATGGACGCATCTCATATGGATAATCTAACTCTTTGGAGCACGGCAACTCAGATCTTCTACCAGCTAGGTGTTGGTGTTGCGGCAATTGCTAGAATTTAA
- a CDS encoding adenylyltransferase/cytidyltransferase family protein, with translation MSVVYVSGTFDLFHSNHLKMINYGRGLGDTLIVGVSTDELVCTYKRPPAVPFEERIAIVEGLKSPDIVIPQHTLEHTETVKKLNVDKFVIGDDWYGKYDYLKELGVEVYYLPYGKGVSSTNLKKKIYEEYLELVRKSDEHPIPEPK, from the coding sequence ATGAGTGTAGTATACGTTTCGGGAACTTTTGATCTGTTTCATAGTAATCATTTAAAAATGATTAATTATGGTAGGGGGTTAGGGGATACATTAATTGTAGGTGTTAGTACTGATGAATTGGTATGTACCTATAAACGACCTCCAGCAGTGCCTTTTGAAGAAAGAATTGCAATAGTAGAAGGTTTAAAGTCACCAGATATTGTGATACCTCAACATACTTTAGAGCATACAGAAACAGTTAAGAAACTTAATGTTGATAAATTTGTTATTGGTGATGACTGGTACGGAAAATATGATTATCTCAAAGAGCTAGGAGTAGAAGTTTATTACCTTCCTTATGGAAAGGGCGTAAGCTCAACAAATCTAAAGAAGAAAATTTATGAAGAGTATTTAGAATTGGTAAGGAAAAGTGATGAGCACCCAATCCCAGAACCAAAATAA
- a CDS encoding SDR family NAD(P)-dependent oxidoreductase, which yields MSTQSQNQNNIKVLITGGNGDLAKALKSELEERGTFVVTTPNRADLDVSCPESVKSFFEEKTFDVVINMAGTLYSSRILDSAPELWIKDIQVNLIGSYLICRSALLMNTKTRIINISSTAGFNSYVDWTSYCASKAGVLRLSEGLFKDGFTINTLCPGAIDTKLRDGLDIVNMNVMSISEGIQPIIDCIDSKFNNGEIIFYRKNEFKVFSKVDEYYE from the coding sequence ATGAGCACCCAATCCCAGAACCAAAATAATATTAAGGTTTTAATTACTGGTGGGAATGGGGATCTTGCAAAAGCGTTGAAAAGTGAGCTAGAGGAAAGAGGAACATTTGTAGTTACAACCCCTAACAGAGCTGATTTAGATGTTTCTTGCCCTGAAAGCGTCAAAAGCTTTTTTGAAGAGAAAACGTTTGATGTAGTAATAAATATGGCAGGCACTCTTTACTCTAGTAGAATTCTAGATTCTGCACCTGAACTATGGATTAAAGACATTCAAGTAAATTTAATCGGCAGTTACTTAATTTGTCGCTCTGCATTACTAATGAATACTAAAACTCGCATAATAAATATATCTTCTACTGCTGGGTTTAACAGTTATGTCGATTGGACTTCATATTGTGCTAGTAAAGCTGGAGTACTTAGGTTGTCTGAAGGGTTATTTAAAGATGGGTTTACAATAAATACGCTATGCCCTGGTGCAATAGATACGAAACTGAGAGATGGGTTAGACATTGTAAATATGAATGTAATGTCTATTTCTGAAGGCATCCAACCGATTATTGATTGTATTGATAGCAAATTTAACAATGGCGAAATAATCTTTTATAGAAAGAATGAATTTAAAGTGTTTTCAAAAGTCGATGAGTATTACGAGTAA
- a CDS encoding Wzz/FepE/Etk N-terminal domain-containing protein yields MSVETKSSENFNQDQGVVDLLLIIWGYKTLVCALTSLFVVISIVIALLMPNIYRSEVIVSPAASMNSNSLNSLSSQFGGIASLAGLSLPSSGSVDKVSLAIEIIKSREFINNFVEKYKILPQLLAVSSWDRESNKLHYDFEIYNSDENVWIAEEYQKNNKAPSVNDSYKKFREILSITRMKDSSLIKIAIKHESPYIAQSWVKAIVYEINQVMRNRDLIEAQKSINYLTKEIEKTNISNMRTILHSLVQEHTKTIMMANVREQYVFDVIDPAYLPEEKSEPKRFLIVILGLVIGLILSSMIAVVVSIFMKEKS; encoded by the coding sequence ATGTCAGTTGAAACCAAGAGTTCTGAAAATTTTAATCAAGATCAAGGTGTTGTTGATTTGCTATTAATAATTTGGGGCTACAAGACTCTAGTATGCGCTTTAACATCTTTGTTTGTTGTCATATCAATAGTAATTGCTTTATTAATGCCAAACATTTATCGCTCTGAAGTTATTGTATCTCCAGCTGCATCTATGAATTCTAATTCATTAAACTCTTTATCTAGCCAGTTTGGAGGTATTGCTTCACTTGCTGGTTTATCATTACCTTCTAGTGGTAGTGTAGATAAGGTAAGCCTTGCAATAGAAATAATAAAATCGAGGGAATTCATTAATAATTTTGTTGAAAAATATAAAATACTCCCACAATTGCTTGCGGTTTCATCATGGGATAGAGAAAGCAATAAATTACATTATGACTTTGAAATATATAATTCAGATGAAAATGTTTGGATTGCAGAAGAGTATCAAAAAAACAATAAAGCACCTTCTGTAAACGATTCTTATAAAAAGTTTCGAGAAATTTTATCAATAACACGAATGAAAGACTCTTCATTAATAAAGATTGCGATAAAACACGAATCTCCATATATTGCACAGTCATGGGTGAAAGCAATTGTTTATGAAATAAACCAAGTAATGAGAAATCGTGATTTAATCGAAGCTCAAAAAAGTATCAATTACCTGACAAAGGAAATAGAGAAAACAAACATCTCTAATATGAGGACAATTCTTCATAGTTTGGTTCAAGAGCATACAAAAACAATCATGATGGCAAATGTCAGGGAACAGTATGTTTTTGATGTGATTGATCCTGCTTACCTTCCGGAAGAAAAATCAGAACCTAAGCGCTTTCTAATTGTGATCTTAGGTCTAGTTATTGGCTTAATCTTATCTTCAATGATAGCTGTGGTTGTATCTATTTTTATGAAAGAGAAGTCTTAA
- a CDS encoding CDP-glycerol glycerophosphotransferase family protein gives MQKLIILKRFLFSFLFFFKKKKENLMIVSSYNNESYNFISRIFFEFIVIYKKEVDVYFIIDDDAKRTMLINKFGPYFLSYRKTSDLKIIYSAKFWLFSTKSFCMFPTSLKGRKFINLWHGVPLKSIGIEDKFQSAFKRLIYKYYYSIFNQYLAVQAPCLSDVYSKSFNVSRKNHLITGVLVSEMFGCSLDEATNLFVNEKVNGKFNILYAPTYRDAGSTKYFPFSDFELDKLVSLLKHNNAKLFIRPHHLDKGFKDYIDGENIVLLSANEVEEISFYLNRFELLITDYSSIMFDYAITGGTVITFPYDKESYTTSRGLNYNYDEVSVGKEVLAFEEFIDTLNGLFSGNLNNYQIKESFLGKDLLDVSHRKSCSELYNQIISL, from the coding sequence ATGCAAAAACTAATAATTCTAAAACGTTTTCTTTTTAGTTTTTTATTCTTTTTTAAAAAAAAGAAAGAAAACTTAATGATTGTGTCTTCATACAATAATGAATCATATAACTTTATTTCAAGAATATTTTTTGAATTCATTGTTATATACAAAAAAGAAGTGGATGTTTATTTTATAATTGACGATGATGCCAAAAGGACAATGTTAATTAATAAGTTTGGTCCATACTTTTTATCATATAGAAAGACGAGTGACTTAAAAATCATCTATTCAGCTAAATTTTGGCTGTTTTCTACAAAGTCATTTTGTATGTTTCCAACATCCCTAAAAGGAAGGAAATTTATAAATTTATGGCATGGTGTACCTTTAAAAAGTATTGGAATTGAAGATAAGTTTCAAAGCGCTTTCAAACGGCTAATTTACAAATACTATTATTCTATTTTTAATCAATATCTAGCAGTTCAAGCTCCTTGTTTAAGTGATGTGTATTCGAAAAGCTTCAATGTTTCACGTAAAAACCACTTAATTACAGGAGTTTTGGTTAGTGAAATGTTTGGTTGCTCTTTAGATGAGGCAACAAATTTATTTGTAAATGAAAAAGTAAATGGGAAGTTTAACATCCTGTATGCACCCACCTATAGAGATGCTGGAAGCACAAAATATTTTCCATTCAGTGATTTCGAACTAGATAAGCTTGTTTCATTACTTAAACATAACAATGCAAAGTTATTTATTAGGCCTCATCATCTTGATAAAGGATTTAAAGATTATATTGACGGTGAAAATATTGTTTTACTTTCAGCTAATGAAGTCGAGGAGATTTCTTTTTACCTTAATAGATTTGAATTACTAATTACTGATTACTCATCAATAATGTTCGATTACGCTATAACTGGTGGGACTGTTATAACTTTTCCATATGATAAAGAAAGCTATACTACTTCTAGAGGGTTAAACTATAACTATGATGAAGTAAGTGTAGGAAAAGAAGTGCTAGCTTTTGAAGAGTTTATAGATACTTTGAATGGTTTATTTTCAGGCAACCTAAATAATTATCAGATAAAAGAATCATTTTTAGGTAAAGATTTACTTGATGTTAGTCACCGAAAATCCTGTTCTGAACTTTATAATCAGATAATTTCTTTATGA